From Longimicrobiaceae bacterium, the proteins below share one genomic window:
- a CDS encoding CcmD family protein, whose translation MKGAIIALLTALALATTPTMGNAAPQLPSAAPAAEQGPAVQAESDGPQEPTGLPPRAAPPRTMHAQWPVFGLFAVTWVAIIGYLIATGRRAERLAGELEVWEARR comes from the coding sequence GGGGGCGATCATCGCGCTGCTCACGGCATTGGCACTGGCGACCACGCCCACGATGGGGAATGCGGCTCCGCAGCTACCCTCCGCGGCACCCGCCGCGGAGCAAGGGCCAGCGGTGCAGGCGGAATCCGATGGCCCTCAGGAGCCGACCGGGCTACCGCCCCGCGCCGCGCCACCGCGGACGATGCACGCCCAGTGGCCGGTCTTTGGTCTGTTCGCGGTGACCTGGGTCGCAATCATCGGCTACCTGATCGCCACGGGACGGCGCGCGGAGCGCCTGGCGGGCGAGCTCGAGGTCTGGGAGGCGCGGCGATGA
- a CDS encoding CcmD family protein — translation MSGHRTSRLTSRRRPVVDRVAIMAGLDRGDRGSSLRCALRVVVIALAAAIIPLPLWAAQAELQRSLASTEAQPPLVGAEVEASDVEPARASAEAEPRQAGTDAQLARSSPGAEEALSVALQMDSLDSGAVQDGTEQPRGAAGSEAAVRAGGSDPLPTPDQRRAYLHVFIAFGVAWALILGYVVLLGRRIAEARRQFERMRQG, via the coding sequence ATGAGCGGGCACCGAACCAGTCGACTGACCAGCCGACGTCGACCGGTTGTCGATAGGGTAGCGATCATGGCCGGCCTGGATCGCGGCGATCGGGGTAGTTCCCTGCGATGTGCACTGCGGGTAGTGGTGATCGCGCTGGCGGCGGCGATTATTCCCCTACCGCTGTGGGCGGCGCAGGCTGAGCTGCAAAGGTCGCTGGCGAGCACGGAGGCCCAGCCGCCATTGGTTGGTGCGGAGGTCGAAGCAAGCGATGTCGAGCCGGCTCGGGCGAGCGCGGAGGCAGAACCGCGTCAGGCGGGCACGGATGCCCAACTTGCGCGAAGCAGTCCAGGCGCCGAGGAGGCGCTGAGCGTGGCGCTGCAAATGGATAGTCTGGATAGCGGTGCGGTTCAGGATGGTACCGAACAACCCCGGGGCGCTGCAGGGTCCGAGGCCGCGGTCCGAGCTGGAGGATCCGATCCGCTGCCGACGCCCGACCAGAGGCGTGCCTATCTGCACGTCTTCATCGCCTTCGGCGTGGCCTGGGCGTTGATCCTGGGGTACGTGGTGCTCCTCGGTCGACGAATCGCCGAAGCGCGGCGCCAGTTCGAGCGGATGCGGCAAGGGTAG
- a CDS encoding superoxide dismutase: MAQYSLPDLPYAYDALEPHIDARTMEIHHTKHHQAYVNNLNAALEKHPEFQAPESVDELLRNFNRVPSDIQTAVRNNGGGHSNHSLFWQIMGPNAGGEPSGALADAIRSAFGDFASFRERFNNAAKGRFGSGWAWLVVDGGSLQVVDTPNQDSPLMEGRTPILGLDVWEHAYYLKYQNRRPDYIEAWWNVVRWDEVARRFEAAKR, translated from the coding sequence ATGGCCCAGTACTCGCTGCCGGATCTGCCGTACGCCTACGATGCGCTCGAGCCGCACATCGATGCGCGCACGATGGAGATTCACCATACCAAGCATCACCAGGCCTACGTCAACAATCTGAACGCCGCGCTGGAGAAGCACCCCGAATTCCAGGCGCCCGAGAGCGTAGACGAGCTGCTGCGCAACTTCAACCGCGTGCCGAGCGACATCCAGACCGCGGTCCGGAACAACGGGGGCGGGCATTCCAACCACTCGCTCTTCTGGCAGATCATGGGTCCGAACGCGGGTGGGGAACCAAGCGGGGCTCTCGCTGACGCGATCCGCTCCGCGTTCGGCGATTTCGCCAGCTTCCGTGAGCGGTTCAACAATGCCGCGAAAGGCCGCTTCGGGAGTGGCTGGGCGTGGCTGGTGGTGGACGGTGGATCGCTGCAGGTGGTCGACACCCCGAACCAGGACAGCCCGTTGATGGAGGGGCGCACGCCGATCCTCGGTCTGGACGTCTGGGAGCACGCCTACTACCTGAAGTACCAGAACCGCCGCCCGGACTACATCGAGGCGTGGTGGAACGTGGTGCGGTGGGACGAAGTCGCGCGGCGCTTCGAGGCGGCAAAGCGGTAG